ATGCCCCAAACTGTGTGTTTGCCACCATTGTAAACTGGTATagcaaaattattgtatttatagcAACCATGGTTGTTTGTGTCACAGAACACTTTCATAGGAATTGTGAATATATCAGCTACTTCACCTTCGTTTGGAGTCAACTTATCCATGTCAAAATTCATAATCTCGCCCACAACAGGTGTGATCAACATGTTGCCATCTCTGCCTTGAACTTGCTTCATTTTGGTCCAAATATTTATGTCTTCGGCAGGCACACCTATTTCTTCTTCCGCTTCCCGTAGAGCAGCATCGTACACGGTCTCGTCTTTGTCAATTTTCCCGCCGGGAAAGGACACTTGACCGCTGTGCGAGCTCAAGTTGCTCGATCTCAAAGTATACAGAAGACAGACCTCACCGTTATCCACACATACAGGAACCAACACAGACGCTGTGTTCTTCGGGCTCCCACCTCTTATATTAAAAGACGGTAATtcatttatgttagaaatacaCCTTTCTCTTGCCGCACTAGATAACAGGATTTCTGGAGTTAGAGACATGCTTAATTTGATAACTTTGTGAATAGACTTCATtcaaatgtatgtaaattatcaCCGAGTGTAAAGTCCAACAAACGTCAAATGCCTTGCTTGTTGTTGCTTATATTCATGAAGCAGttacttaatgtatttttatttcataatagaAGATAAATATACAAGGAGCAAAGGTTAGAACTGGCATTTTGACAGAATGGCATTGTCAAATTATTTTGACGTTTAATCAGCTGTTTGCGCGAAAAAATATCCACAGAGTATATTAGATGAAAAGGAACGTAAAATGTAAGCAACGCGATTCGCGAACGATGTCAAGTTTGTggtttggaaaaaaatataattttggttTAGAACTGTTTGTATGTAGGCCGTTACAATGTACCATATAGctcaatatgaataaaaaaagctAGAAAACTGTCAATGTCTATATCTTTTGATTGGAgatatgtaacaaaacaaaataaaaaattatacagAAACTTTggcataaaaaattaaattacagtaatttatttgtgataTGCTTCTTTGAAAATGGCGCGAATATCATTTGgcctacaaaatatattttctatggCTGCTCGAGAGCGGTGCATTGCTAATTTCAAACGCCTAGCGACACCAAGGTACGGCAAAGTGCCAAGTGATGCCGCAGCTGTGTTAGTACCAGTATGTAAAGTGGGAGAGAAACCGTCGATACTCTATACAGTTCGGGCCACGAACCTTAGGACTAACAACGGAGAAGTATCATTTCCCGGTGGGCCAATAAACCAAGAAGAATCTGCTATACAAACAGTTTTAAGGGAAACGTTTTCAGAGATCGGTTTACGACCTGACAAAATAGACATCTGGGGACAGGGGCCGCCGCTTCCAGGCcgcaataacaaaataatgatcACTCCTGTAATTGGCTCTATAGATAATCTGGCGCCAGAAGATTTAACCATTAAAAATGGCGAAGTTGCAGAGGTATTCACTATCCCTATTGAGCTGTTGTGTGAACctaaaaatcaatattacaCACAGTTCAGTAATGGATTCGTTCTGCCGGTGTTTGTGATCGAGGAGTATAAGATATGGGGTATAACTGCGTTCATAACTCACGCATTCTTGAGCTCGGTACTTACCAACGATGTCTATAAAAATGAATGGACGAAGAAGAAAGTCGtgatagaaaaataatagaCGATTTCTGTAGTACCTAGACTTAGGtctattatatgtttttttatagtattctTTTTACAGATTTTATTCGGAaataaagaaactttattttattataaatatttattgtgtaaaagCTACTTTTATCACATTGATATACACATATAGCAAGTTGTCACGAGCGTTATACTAATAGAAGCAAGGCACAGAAGCGTGAATATATAGAATTTGGCAATATTTGAGCACTTTCGTAATATTAGTTCAAGTAATTAAGaaatatagaataaataaaaaaataaaaggatctcattataaagaaaaaactaaataaataaaacaaaacgaaaaaaatattattatccaGGTTTATTCCTtaacatttacattataatctagtcattattattttatacattgtcCAATCGACATGTTGGTCGTCTCTCGCCCTTGTCTCTGGTGTGTGTACTACGCTAATATGTATGGAATTCACCAAATGTATAACAACTA
This sequence is a window from Spodoptera frugiperda isolate SF20-4 chromosome 5, AGI-APGP_CSIRO_Sfru_2.0, whole genome shotgun sequence. Protein-coding genes within it:
- the LOC118271735 gene encoding mitochondrial coenzyme A diphosphatase NUDT8 — encoded protein: MKSIHKVIKLSMSLTPEILLSSAARERCISNINELPSFNIRGGSPKNTASVLVPVCVDNGEVCLLYTLRSSNLSSHSGQVSFPGGKIDKDETVYDAALREAEEEIGVPAEDINIWTKMKQVQGRDGNMLITPVVGEIMNFDMDKLTPNEGEVADIFTIPMKVFCDTNNHGCYKYNNFAIPVYNGGKHTVWGITGMITHMFLNSFLPKELYCPDFLKKEYKLHELLPAKL
- the LOC118271736 gene encoding nudix hydrolase 3-like produces the protein MARISFGLQNIFSMAARERCIANFKRLATPRYGKVPSDAAAVLVPVCKVGEKPSILYTVRATNLRTNNGEVSFPGGPINQEESAIQTVLRETFSEIGLRPDKIDIWGQGPPLPGRNNKIMITPVIGSIDNLAPEDLTIKNGEVAEVFTIPIELLCEPKNQYYTQFSNGFVLPVFVIEEYKIWGITAFITHAFLSSVLTNDVYKNEWTKKKVVIEK